TTTTAATGAGTATAATAGATTTTTTATTAAATAATTTAAGTTTAACTATAAAAGATATTGATGGCTTTGTAATATCTAAAGGGCCGGGATCTTTTACAGGTCTTAGAATAGGTGCAGCTACAATAAAAGGATTAAGTCAAGGCTCTAAAAAGCCTTTTGTTGCTATTTCTTCATTAGATGCACTAGCTAACAATATGGCATATACAGAGGGCATAATTTGTCCCATTTTAGATGCTCTTAGAAATAATGTTTATACTGCTTTATATGAATATAAAAATGATAATCTAAAAAGAATTACTGATATTTCAATTAAATCCATAGATGATTTAATTGAAGCTTTATCTGAATTTGATTGTAATATTACTTTTATAGGAGACGCTTTACCTAAGTTACAAGATACCATTAAAGATGCTTTACCTAATGCTCACTTTGCACCAACTTCTTTAAATGTAGCGAAAGCTTCTTCTTTAGGAGAATTGGGATTACAATTATTAAAATCAGGTTATAGCGATAATATATATAATTTTTCTCCTATATATATTAGAAAATCCCAAGCTGAAAGAGAATATGATAAAAAGAAGTGTTTAAAAGAAAATGAATAATTCAGATAATATATTATTATGTAAGGCCACTAGAGATCATATTGAAGAAATCTTTAACATAAATAAATTAGCTTTTGCTACTCCCTGGAGTATTAATTCTATAGAAAAAGAAATTATAGATAATCCTCATGCCCTCTATATAATAGCTGTAAAAGAAAATATGGTATTAGGCTATGGTGGTTTATGGATTATACTAGATGAAGGTCATATAACTAATATAGCTATACATCCAAATTACAGAAGACTAGGAATTGCCTCACTGGTACTTTCTACTCTTATAGAAGAATCTAAAGATAGAGGAATTAATAGTATAACTTTAGAAGTTAGAAAATCCAATTTAGCAGCTCAAAATCTATATAAAAAATTTGGATTTATAGAAGAAGGTTGTCGTAAAAATTATTATTCTGATAACTTAGAAGATGCTATAATAATGTGGAAACATAATATTTAAATAAAAATAGTGCGATCGCACTATTTTTATTTATTATTCTATTATTATTCTATTGTAGTTTTTCTTACCTCTTCTTATAATCATACTATTTTCTTGAAAGAGTTCTTCTGTCACTGTCATATTTGTATCTGTTACTTTTTCTTCATTTATGCTTAGCCCACCTTGTTGTATTAACCTTCTAGCTTCCCCTTTAGATGGTAATATTTTTGTTTCTACTAATATATCTAATATTCCTTTTCCTAAATCATCCTTAGATATATTTACTGTTGGAACATTACTCATATCTTTCCCTGCTCCAAATAATGCTTCTGATGCTTCTTGAGCCTTTTTAGCTTCTTCCTCTCCGTGAATTAGTTTTGTCACTTCATAGGCAAGTACTTTTTTAGCTTCATTTATTTTGCTTCCTTCTAATGATGCTAATCTTTTAACCTCATCCATTGGTAAAAATGTAAGTAATGCTAAACATTTTTCTACATCCGCATCATCTACATTTCTCCAGTATTGATAAAATTCATATGGACTTGTTTTATCTTTATCTAA
This window of the Clostridium cochlearium genome carries:
- the tsaB gene encoding tRNA (adenosine(37)-N6)-threonylcarbamoyltransferase complex dimerization subunit type 1 TsaB; this encodes MKILSVDSATESATCAVLDDNKLLGEITFNYKKQHSVILMSIIDFLLNNLSLTIKDIDGFVISKGPGSFTGLRIGAATIKGLSQGSKKPFVAISSLDALANNMAYTEGIICPILDALRNNVYTALYEYKNDNLKRITDISIKSIDDLIEALSEFDCNITFIGDALPKLQDTIKDALPNAHFAPTSLNVAKASSLGELGLQLLKSGYSDNIYNFSPIYIRKSQAEREYDKKKCLKENE
- the rimI gene encoding ribosomal protein S18-alanine N-acetyltransferase, which produces MNNSDNILLCKATRDHIEEIFNINKLAFATPWSINSIEKEIIDNPHALYIIAVKENMVLGYGGLWIILDEGHITNIAIHPNYRRLGIASLVLSTLIEESKDRGINSITLEVRKSNLAAQNLYKKFGFIEEGCRKNYYSDNLEDAIIMWKHNI